Proteins from a genomic interval of Papaver somniferum cultivar HN1 chromosome 4, ASM357369v1, whole genome shotgun sequence:
- the LOC113271499 gene encoding uncharacterized protein LOC113271499 isoform X2 produces the protein MESIQDYNTNKVKSKGTSNMKEESTLMEKDLFATKIIHTQTQRTEEQIGVIDLKIDIVLTMMDSGAKAGIGLTLCDQTGTIKEARGFQCRLHNQRTIRETYSRRGFPTGNKMQWALYQFRK, from the exons atGGAGAGTATTCAGGATTACAACACAAATAAGGTCAAGAGTAAGGGGACATCTAATATGAAAGAGGAAAGTACTTTAATGGAAAAGGATTTATTTGCAACAAAGATCATTCATACTCAAACCCAGAGGACAGAG GAGCAAATTGGAGTCAttgatttgaaaattgatattgttcTAACTATGATGGATTCAGGAGCCAAAGCAGGAATTGGACTAACTCTTTGTGATCAAACAGGAACCATCAAAGAAGCTAGAGGATTCCAATGCCGATTGCACAACCAGAGAACAATTAGAGAGACTTACAGCAGACGCGGCTTTCCAACGGGCAATAAAATGCAGTGGGCATTATATCAATTTCGGAAGTGA
- the LOC113271499 gene encoding uncharacterized protein LOC113271499 isoform X1, with product MESIQDYNTNKVKSKGTSNMKEESTLMEKDLFATKIIHTQTQRTEEPSKKLEDSNADCTTREQLERLTADAAFQRAIKCSGHYINFGSDSEPTLRLLIGKYAEAKESRYKKSAENGNITKLYINFKVPAFTLVLRSNVMWAAKISVFCNKYIIKHCWNGDSLLDILNYLNIQTWNKDVTVY from the exons atGGAGAGTATTCAGGATTACAACACAAATAAGGTCAAGAGTAAGGGGACATCTAATATGAAAGAGGAAAGTACTTTAATGGAAAAGGATTTATTTGCAACAAAGATCATTCATACTCAAACCCAGAGGACAGAG GAACCATCAAAGAAGCTAGAGGATTCCAATGCCGATTGCACAACCAGAGAACAATTAGAGAGACTTACAGCAGACGCGGCTTTCCAACGGGCAATAAAATGCAGTGGGCATTATATCAATTTCGGAAGTGATTCTGAGCCTACACTCCGGCTTCTGATAGGAAAGTATGCTGAAGCAAAAGAGTCGAGATATAAGAAGAGTGCAGAAAATGGCAATATAACTAAATTATACATAAACTTTAAAGTCCCAGCTTTTACTCTTGTTTTAAGAAGTAATGTAATGTGGGCAGCAAAAATTTCAGTTTTCTGTAACAAGTATATCATTAAACATTGTTGGAATGGGGATAGCTTACTGGACATCCTAAACTACCTAAATATCCAAACATGGAATAAAGATGTAACGGTTTACTAG
- the LOC113273249 gene encoding ethylene-responsive transcription factor ERF087-like — MRGSRARTNFVYSDMSRGSSVTDIISPDESQQFHDLSSFFTNSSFVYQPQQIANNNTTAQQIHFSTPDSTNAGGFSVKDVQNSSWMNQTEIPQPQQQRECTSVNLVDSSYGYVSSNYELPPFPSEVSDFSGCLGYFNMPVSSGFNSNNSMNRGDWSDLTTVVGSSSGGGMNPWGMDRILVTIPQISFRTI, encoded by the exons ATGCGTGGGTCTCGTGCACGTACAAATTTTGTCTACTCCGATATGTCACGTGGTTCTTCTGTTACAGACATTATATCTCCCGATGAAAGCCAACAATTTCATGACCTCTCTTCTTTTTTCACTAATAGCAGTTTTGTGTATCAACCTCAACAAATTGCTAACAACAATACCACTGCTCAACAAATTCATTTCAGCACTCCAGATTCCACCAATGCCGGTGGATTTTCGGTGAAAGATGTCCAAAAttcatcgtggatgaatcaaACCGAAATCCCTCAACCGCAACAACAACGAGAATGTACTTCTGTTAATTTGGTTGATAGTTCTTACGGTTATGTGTCAAGTAATTATGAACTCCCTCCATTTCCTTCTGAGGTGTCTGATTTTTCGGGGTGTTTGGGGTACTTCAATATGCCAGTTTCATCCGGTTTTAACAGTAATAATAGTATGAACCGAGGAGATTGGTCCGATTTAACTACTGTAGTTGGATCTTCAAGTGGCGGGGGTATGAATCCATGGGGAATGGATCGTATTTTGGTTACAATTCCACAGA tttcttttcgtACAATTTGA